The following are from one region of the Oryzias latipes chromosome 12, ASM223467v1 genome:
- the LOC101157471 gene encoding carboxyl-terminal PDZ ligand of neuronal nitric oxide synthase protein: MPARNRYNLVDDVADSRVPLHNEEAYQHGIHFQAKYVGSLDVPRPNSRMEIVAAMRRIRYEFKAKNIKKKKVSILVSVDGVKVMLRKKQKRKEWTWDESKMMIMGDPIYRIFYVSHDSQDLKIFSYIARDGSSNSFRCNVFKSKKKTQAMRIVRTVGQAFEVCHKISLQHAEQDADGDSDKSTEEDGSHGREVTGAEQDKEKEKSKQGDVSSAEASLCEKAVGEILQSLTELKFVRPGQSLKDFDRRSVYTMTSQGVITPSSPCSPTLTPLASQHYLQLLQQQLQQQQQHTQVVIAQVQLLKDQMAAETAARMEAQARIHQLLLQNRDLLQHLALLVRQLKELEARCPEATQAHPEPQPNGHSGPQSEGSSVSSSARSLSLNLKNHYSQTLEQLTSAWPLQTSTLTPIQVGSAESYINLLNLENGSDTAASLSDPQPFIRANSDADQKDRNSAIFDEKYKQVIPKINPPPPFMNRKRSSRTFSPGSEVTAMPPHTEISTIEVAPSRSVSLSFADETPSSLSSADFHSLSNGESSSSSASEDSGVRSETKSLLSPLRDEDDLFGDRQMFLSSARGCGNPLQENGDATLSSSESPPRETSSTASQSEACEMPPAISGMDDTCLHISFSEDELLEGSQDHTSGPQRGQVDD, translated from the exons tACGAATTCAAGGCCAAGAACATCAAGAAGAAGAAGGTCAGCATATTGGTTTCAGTTGACGGTGTCAAGGTGATGCTGAGGAAGAAACAAAAG AGAAAAGAATGGACGTGGGACGAGAGCAAAATGATGATCATGGGTGATCCGATATACAG AATTTTCTACGTGTCTCATGACTCGCAGGACTTGAAGATCTTCAGCTACATCGCCAGAGATGGCTCCAGCAATTCCTTCAGATGTAACGTCTTCAAATCCAAGAAGAAG acaCAGGCAATGCGCATCGTGCGGACTGTGGGTCAGGCGTTCGAGGTTTGCCATAAAATCAGTCTGCAGCATGCTGAGCAGGACGCAGACGGAGACAGTGACAAGTCAACAGAGGAGGACGGTTCCCACG GTCGTGAAGTAACGGGAGCCGAGCAGGACAAGGAAAAGGAGAAGAGCAAACAAGGAGACGTTTCTTCAGCTGAAGCTTCACTCTGTGAAAAAGCTGTCGGCGAGATCTTGCAGAGCCTGACTGAACTGAAATTTGTCAGACCTGGACAATCTCTGAAG GACTTTGATCGAAGGTCAGTCTACACTATGACGTCCCAGGGCGTCATCACACCCAGCAGCCCTTGCTCTCCAACTCTCACTCCACTAGCATCCCAGCACTATCTGCAGcttcttcagcagcagctccagcagcagcagcagcacacacaGGTGGTCATTGCCCAG GTGCAGCTGTTAAAAGACCAGATGGCGGCAGAGACGGCGGCTCGCATGGAGGCTCAGGCCCGCAtccaccagctgctgctgcagaacaggGACCTGCTGCAGCACCTGGCGCTGCTGGTGCGGCAGCTGAAAGAGTTGGAGGCGCGCTGCCCAGAAGCAACACAAGCTCATCCGGAGCCTCAACCTAACGGACACA GTGGGCCACAGTCAGAGGGAAGCTCAGTTTCTTCATCTGCCAGATCGCTCTCCTTGAACCTAAAGAATCACTACAGTCAGACCCTGGAGCAGCTTACCTCTGCATGGCCGCTCCAGACCTCAACTCTCACCCCCATCCAGGTGGGCAGTGCCGAGTCCTACATCAACCTGCTCAACCTGGAAAACGGCTCTGACACGGCAGCATCGCTCTCCGACCCCCAGCCCTTCATTAGGGCTAACAGCGATGCAGACCAGAAGGACAGAAACTCTGCCATCTTCGATGAAAA gTATAAACAGGTCATACCTAAAATCAACCCCCCTCCACCCTTCATGAATCGCAAGAGGTCCAGCAGGACATTTTCCCCAGGGTCAGAGGTCACGGCCATGCCCCCTCATACTGAAATCAGCACTATAGAAGTAGCCCCCAGCCGAAGCGTCAGCCTCTCATTCGCGGACGAGACCCCCAGCTCCCTGTCGTCAGCTGATTTCCACTCCCTAAGCAATGGCGAGAGCAGCTCCTCTTCAGCCAGCGAGGACTCCGGCGTTCGCTCGGAAACGAAGTCGCTGCTCTCCCCTCTGCGCGACGAAGATGACCTGTTCGGAGATCGCCAGATGTTTTTGTCATCAGCCAGAGGCTGCGGAAACCCCCTACAGGAGAACGGAGACGCGACTCTGTCGTCCTCTGAGTCACCGCCACGTGAAACCAGCAGCACAGCTTCCCAGTCAGAAGCCTGTGAAATGCCTCCTGCCATCTCTGGGATGGATGACACCTGCCTTCACATCAGTTTTTCAGAGGATGAGCTACTGGAAGGCAGTCAGGACCACACGAGTGGCCCCCAGCGGGGTCAAGTGGATGACTAG